A genomic stretch from Solanum stenotomum isolate F172 chromosome 8, ASM1918654v1, whole genome shotgun sequence includes:
- the LOC125873600 gene encoding uncharacterized protein LOC125873600, which yields MTTLFHDMIHKEIKVYMDDVIIKSKRGSNHLDDLQKFFARLRKYNLKLNPAKCVFGVPAGKLLGFIVSRRSIELDTSKIKAIRDLPSPKSKKELLKKDDAVKWADKCQQAFDKIKDYLSNPPVLVPPESGRPLLLYISVLDNAFSCILGQHYETGKKEQAIYYMSKKFTSYEARYSLLERICCALTWIAQKLRHYLSSHTTYLISRMDPLKYIFQKPMPTGKLAKWQILLSEFDIVYVTQKAVKAQALADHMAENPVDDDYRPLKTYFPDEEIAFVGEDISEEYDGWRMFFDGAKNLSGSGIGAVLISPTGQHYPVSAKFRSEAKATKNRKLLPYLKCVHRLCKRFIKAEFKHVPRIHNEFADALATLSSMIQHPDHNYIDPIYIHIYEQPAYCFHVEEEPDGKPWYDDIRGYLKNGEYIDDATRVQKRTIRRRTPDLGLLRCVEAGEANRLIEEIHAGTCGPHMNGFTLAKKILRSGYFWLTIETDCIRYVQKCHQCQTHADMIRVPSNEFHVTSSLWPFAAWGMDVIGLIEPAASNGHRFILVAIDYFTKWVEATSYKSVTKKVVDDFVKNNIICRFGIPESIITDNGTNLNSDLMRSLCEKFKINHQNSTAYRPQMNGLVEAANKNIKRILRKMIDNHKHWHEKLPFALLGYRTTIRTSIGATPYFLVYGNEAVIPTEVEIPSLRIIQEAELDDAKWIQIRAENLALIDGRKINAVCHGQLYQNRMARAFNQKVRPKHFSPGQLVLKRIFPNQNEAKGKFSPNWQGPYIVSRVLTGGALILPEMDGEVWPKPINSDAVKRYYI from the exons ATGACCACTTTGTTTCACGACATGATCCACAAGGAAATTAAAGTTTATATGGATGATGTCATCATCAAATCAAAGAGGGGATCAAATCATCTAGATGATCTGCAAAAGTTCTTTGCTAGGCTACGCAAGTATAACTTGAAGTTGAATCCTGCAAAATGTGTATTTGGGGTTCCTGCTGGAAAGCTCTTGGGTTTTATTGTCAGCCGCCGAAGTATAGAACTGGATACATCGAAAATCAAAGCCATTCGTGATCTACCTTCGCCGAAGAGTAAGAAAGAG CTGTTGAAGAAGGATGATGCGGTAAAATGGGCAGACAAATGTCAACAAGCGTTTGACAAAATCAAAGATTACTTGTCCAATCCACCTGTGTTGGTTCCACCGGAATCTGGTAGACCATTGTTGCTATACATATCAGTGTTGGATAATGCTTTCAGCTGCATTTTGGGGCAACATTATGAGACTGGAAAGAAAGAGCAGGCGATATATTACATGAGTAAGAAGTTTACATCATATGAGGCTCGATATTCTCTATTGGAGCGTATCTGTTGTGCCTTAACTTGGATCGCCCAGAAGCTACGACACTACCTCTCCTCGCATACTACTTATTTGATTTCAAGGATGGACCCTCTGAAGTATATCTTTCAAAAGCCCATGCCTACAGGTAAACTGGCTAAATGGCAGATATTACTAAGCGAGTTCGACATAGTGTATGTTACACAGAAGGCAGTGAAGGCACAGGCTTTAGCAGATCATATGGCGGAGAACCCTGTAGATGATGATTATAGACCGTTGAAGACTTACTTCCCAGATGAGGAAATAGCTTTTGTTGGGGAAGACATTTCTGAAGAATATGACGGTTGGAGgatgttctttgatggagctaAGAACTTGAGCGGATCCGGCATCGGAGCTGTTTTGATCTCACCAACTGGGCAACATTATCCGGTATCAGCCAAATTCAG GTCTGAGGCGAAGGCTACCAAGAATCGGAAGTTATTACCATACTTGAAGTGCGTGCATAGGCTGTGCAAAAGGTTCATCAAAGCAGAATTCAAACATGTGCCAAGGATCCACAACGAATTCGCAGATGCCTTAGCCACCTTGTCTTCCATGATTCAACATCCCGATCATAATTACATTGATCCTATTTACATCCACATATACGAGCAACCAGCATATTGTTTTCATGTTGAGGAAGAGCCTGATGGAAAGCCTTGGTACGATGACATTCGAGGATATTTGAAGAACGGTGAGTATATAGATGATGCAACAAGGGTACAAAAGCGTACAATTCGGAG gaggactcctGATTTGGGGTTGCTAAGGTGTGTCGAAGCTGGAGAAGCCAACAGGTTGATTGAAGAGATACATGCAGGAACATGTGGTCCTCACATGAATGGCTTTACACTGGCGAAGAAGATCTTGAGATCGGGATATTTCTGGCTAACTATAGAGACAGACTGTATCCGCTATGTTCAAAAATGTCACCAATGTCAGACTCATGCAGATATGATCAGAGTTCCCTCTAACGAGTTCCATGTTACTAGTTCACTGTGGCCCTTTGCAGCTTGGGGTATGGACGTCATTGGTCTAATCGAGCCAGCGGCATCCAATGGAcatagattcattttggttgcaattgactacttcaccaaatgGGTCGAAGCCACCTCTTACAAATCAGTGACAAAGAAGGTTGTGGATGACtttgtcaaaaataatattatctgtAGGTTCGGGATTCCTGAGTCAATCATCACTGACAATGGAACCAACCTAAATAGTGATTTGATGAGATCATTGTGTGAGAAGTTCAAGATTAATCACCAAAATTCTACAGCATATAGACCACAGATGAATGGACTTGTTGAGGCTGCAAACAAGAACATCAAGAGGATATTGCGCAAGATGATCGATAATCACAAACATTGGCATGAAAAGTTACCCTTTGCATTGCTGGGATATCGTACAACCATCAGAACTTCTATTGGGGCTACGCCTTATTTTCTGGTATATGGTAATGAAGCTGTGATACCTACCGAAGTGGAAATACCATCTCTAAGGATTATTCAAGAAGCGGAGTTGGATGATGCTAAATGGATACAAATTCGGGCCGAAAATCTTGCATTGATAGATGGAAGAAAGATTAACGCAGTTTGTCATGGTCAACTCTATCAAAATAGAATGGCCAGAGCTTTCAACCAAAAGGTTAGACCCAAACATTTCTCACCTGGGCAACTGGTTCTGAAGCGGATTTTTCCAAACCAAAATGAAGCAAAGGGTAAATTCTCGCCAAACTGGCAGGGTCCATACATAGTCTCTCGGGTATTAACAGGCGGAGCCCTCATACTTCCAGAAATGGATGGAGAAGTTTGGCCCAAACCCATCAACTCAGATGCTGTGAAGAGATATTACATCTAA
- the LOC125873263 gene encoding protein IQ-DOMAIN 21-like gives MGKKGSGNWFSTVKKVFIKPSSKDYSPADHKKEKLQNQWQDEAPEVVSVEQFPAESSSDLPNNRESNDNSSSSLAEDRNHDIHVIEATVAVTEVATYTAPKIVKLDGYNKEEISATLIQSYYRGYLARRALRALRGLVKLQALVRGHSVRKQAQITMRCMQALVRVQSKVRARRLQLLQSKVEEVKLRSIIREDQYKNKSLSNKQETESWDNRNHSIEKILQNTRRKQHAYQQQQKWLHSDPDDDEECFCNEHENPQQSWNWLDRWMASQREGSYVSLSITDDISEKTVELDPLGSEDVNLAHHILSPVERSPYSSTQSNMDSVPSYMAPTKSAKAKIRSPGPIKPKSPPGVAQWNATPKKVTARRWSYDSSARSPNPKTSAKWMATYSPETRVHDRASPMGAPACRYNYN, from the exons ATGGGGAAGAAAGGAAGTGGTAATTGGTTTTCCACAGTGAAGAAAGTCTTTATTAAACCTTCTTCTAAGGATTATTCACCAGCAGATCATAAAAAG gaaaaattacagaaccAATGGCAAGATGAAGCTCCAGAAGTTGTCTCAGTTGAACAATTTCCAGCAGAGAGTTCTTCAGATCTTCCCAATAATCGAGAGAGCAATGACAATTCATCATCTTCGTTGGCTGAAGATCGAAATCATGATATTCATGTCATCGAAGCCACTGTTGCGGTTACTGAAGTAGCAACTTATACGGCcccaaaaattgtgaaattagATGGATACAACAAAGAGGAAATTTCTGCCACCCTTATTCAATCATATTACAGGGGATATCTG GCAAGACGTGCTTTGCGTGCCCTGAGGGGATTGGTGAAGCTGCAAGCGCTAGTGAGGGGGCATAGTGTGCGGAAACAAGCGCAAATAACAATGAGATGTATGCAAGCATTAGTACGGGTACAGTCAAAAGTACGTGCACGAAGACTCCAGTTGCTGCAGAGCAAGGTGGAAGAAGTAAAATTGCGCTCGATTATTAGAGAAGACCAGTACAAGAACAAGAGCCTGTCTAACAAACAAGAGACAGAAAGCTGGGATAACAGGAACCATAGCATTGAAAAGATCCTACAAAACACTAGAAGAAAACAACACGCGTATCAG CAACAACAGAAATGGTTGCACTCTGATccagatgatgatgaagaatgTTTTTGCAATGAGCATGAAAATCCACAACAAAGTTGGAATTGGCTTGATAGATGGATGGCTTCTCAACGAGAAGGCTCCTATGTGTCATTGTCCATCACAGATGACATATCAGAGAAGacagtagaattggacccaTTGGGCTCAGAAGATGTCAACTTAGCCCATCACATTCTCAGTCCAGTTGAAAGAAGCCCATATTCATCCACTCAGTCCAACATGGATTCTGTCCCTAGCTACATGGCTCCAACTAAATCTGCAAAAGCAAAAATAAGAAGCCCAGGCCCAATAAAACCTAAAAGCCCACCAGGAGTGGCCCAATGGAATGCAACACCGAAGAAGGTGACAGCCCGTAGGTGGAGCTATGATTCATCTGCGAGAAGCCCAAACCCGAAAACCTCTGCTAAATGGATGGCAACCTATAGCCCAGAAACACGTGTACACGACAGGGCCTCACCTATGGGAGCCCCTGCTTGCagatataattataattag